Proteins encoded together in one Gemmatimonadota bacterium DH-78 window:
- a CDS encoding ADOP family duplicated permease, with translation MKGRPWWPARLLESCLRGRGAEYLRGDLRESWASLVDGPGPRWTAERDHLVDVMRSLVRWWMPRSVLARVRRDWDHDDVREAWNGGGGDMGGVVRAISAGARGLLRRPGFAVVTVLTLGLGIGATTTILSVVDGVMLRPLPYDDEDRLVAVGVTFPGREWVEGVDGLQYLAGVSVKNMEFLRERSRTLDRIAGAEIASALLPDRGEGPELTRMARVTDDFFTILGAGVAIGRLFTPDEYGENRIQPTLISYGAWMRRFGGDPGVVGQPLPAPDGVASPTVVGVLSPDFVVPENVSSTEVEFWQPLDPAHLRYESRGSRSVTLVGRLASGVTAEGARSELEGLAAELAREHPDGSVYPDGSWFGYGVNGLRDDVVGTARRPLLVFLGAAALLLLISAMNTANLLLVRTSDRVGELSVRRALGAGRATLVTHVVVESLLLALAGGALGVLIAMVGVDTFLAMAPEVPRMGTIGVDGRILALAATVSIGAGVAVAAVPALRVARRDPAIAIRSNSAGSGGGAPSGFRNVLVTAQLAVALVLGIGASVLMHSFVKVSSVDPGFEPEGLVSFQLAAKRPGGPEETWSAWDETLEAVRRVPGVASVAGASNLPFEDPNWAPGILLPGETEEEVRVGIAGYAITPGYFETMRQPLVSGRDILSTDGPDSEPVAIMNRALVERDFGGEAPLGRTIEIGEDRTAFRVVGVVDDAVVRRAEEGPRPGLYIPYTQIDWPWVKTVVRSDREYGALASELRLAAAAVSPIVPTQNMIRLEDRIRAVETEPRFQAWLIGSFALAALLLASVGLYGTLAHAVGRRQREIGVRLALGAGPSRVFGMVLRQGATVAGIGSVVGVIGAALLAGVLERFLFDVPALDPIAFGVGIAALGIAALIAVLQPAVRATRVDVVGSLREE, from the coding sequence GTGAAGGGACGGCCCTGGTGGCCGGCGCGGCTGCTGGAGAGCTGCCTGCGCGGGCGCGGTGCCGAATACCTGCGCGGCGACCTCCGGGAGTCGTGGGCGTCTCTGGTCGACGGACCGGGCCCTCGGTGGACGGCCGAGCGGGATCATCTCGTGGATGTGATGCGGTCGCTGGTGCGGTGGTGGATGCCCCGGAGCGTGCTGGCGCGTGTCCGGCGGGACTGGGATCATGACGACGTCCGAGAGGCGTGGAACGGGGGAGGTGGTGACATGGGTGGGGTGGTTCGCGCGATTTCTGCAGGAGCACGGGGCCTGCTTCGGCGTCCGGGGTTCGCCGTGGTCACGGTGCTGACGCTCGGCCTGGGCATCGGGGCGACGACGACGATCCTGTCGGTGGTGGACGGCGTGATGCTGCGGCCGCTCCCGTACGACGATGAAGACCGTCTCGTCGCGGTCGGGGTCACCTTCCCGGGACGGGAATGGGTCGAGGGAGTGGACGGTCTCCAGTACCTCGCGGGTGTGTCCGTGAAGAACATGGAGTTCCTCCGCGAACGCTCGCGCACGCTGGATCGGATCGCGGGAGCCGAGATCGCGAGTGCCCTCCTGCCCGACCGCGGAGAAGGCCCGGAACTGACCCGGATGGCCCGGGTGACGGACGACTTCTTCACGATCCTCGGAGCCGGGGTCGCGATCGGACGACTCTTCACGCCGGACGAATACGGAGAGAACCGAATTCAGCCGACGCTGATCTCGTACGGGGCGTGGATGCGTCGGTTCGGCGGCGACCCCGGGGTGGTCGGGCAGCCGCTGCCTGCGCCGGACGGGGTCGCCTCTCCCACCGTCGTCGGGGTCCTCTCGCCCGATTTCGTCGTCCCCGAGAACGTCAGCTCGACCGAGGTCGAGTTCTGGCAGCCGCTCGACCCGGCTCATCTGCGGTACGAGAGCCGGGGCAGCCGCTCGGTCACGTTGGTCGGACGCCTCGCGTCCGGGGTGACGGCGGAGGGCGCCCGCTCCGAACTGGAGGGGCTCGCCGCCGAACTCGCGCGGGAGCATCCGGACGGGTCGGTCTATCCGGATGGCTCGTGGTTCGGGTACGGAGTCAACGGGCTCCGAGACGACGTGGTGGGGACGGCCCGCCGCCCCCTTCTCGTCTTCCTGGGGGCCGCGGCCCTCCTTCTGCTCATCTCTGCGATGAACACCGCGAATCTCCTCCTCGTTCGCACGAGCGACCGGGTCGGGGAGCTCAGCGTTCGCAGGGCGCTCGGTGCCGGGCGTGCGACGCTGGTCACCCACGTGGTCGTCGAGAGCCTTCTCCTGGCGCTCGCCGGCGGTGCGCTCGGGGTTCTGATCGCGATGGTCGGCGTCGACACCTTCCTCGCAATGGCGCCCGAGGTTCCGCGCATGGGCACGATCGGGGTGGACGGGCGGATTCTCGCGCTGGCCGCGACCGTCTCGATCGGGGCCGGTGTGGCGGTGGCTGCGGTGCCGGCGCTGCGAGTGGCTCGCCGAGATCCCGCGATCGCGATCCGGTCGAATTCGGCGGGATCCGGTGGGGGGGCGCCCTCGGGATTCCGAAACGTCCTGGTCACCGCGCAGCTGGCGGTCGCGCTCGTGCTCGGGATCGGCGCGAGCGTGCTCATGCACTCCTTCGTGAAGGTCTCGTCGGTGGATCCCGGGTTCGAACCGGAGGGGCTGGTGTCGTTCCAGCTCGCGGCGAAGAGGCCCGGGGGGCCCGAGGAGACCTGGAGCGCGTGGGACGAGACGCTCGAGGCCGTCCGGCGCGTTCCCGGGGTCGCCTCGGTCGCCGGTGCGTCGAACCTGCCCTTCGAGGATCCGAACTGGGCGCCGGGGATCCTTCTGCCGGGTGAGACCGAGGAGGAGGTGCGCGTCGGGATCGCCGGGTATGCGATCACGCCGGGCTACTTCGAGACGATGCGACAGCCACTCGTGTCGGGTCGGGACATTCTCTCCACCGACGGCCCGGACTCCGAGCCGGTCGCGATCATGAACCGGGCACTCGTCGAGCGGGACTTCGGCGGAGAGGCTCCGCTCGGTCGGACCATCGAGATCGGGGAGGATCGCACCGCCTTCCGGGTGGTCGGGGTGGTGGACGACGCCGTGGTTCGGCGGGCGGAAGAGGGCCCTCGACCCGGGCTCTACATTCCGTACACCCAGATCGACTGGCCCTGGGTCAAGACGGTCGTCCGCAGCGATCGGGAGTACGGTGCGCTCGCCTCCGAACTGCGTCTGGCCGCGGCCGCCGTTTCGCCGATCGTCCCGACGCAGAACATGATCCGGTTGGAGGATCGCATCCGGGCGGTCGAGACCGAGCCGCGGTTCCAGGCGTGGTTGATCGGGAGCTTCGCGCTGGCCGCCCTGCTGCTCGCCTCCGTCGGGCTCTACGGCACCCTCGCGCACGCGGTCGGGCGTCGGCAGCGCGAGATCGGCGTGCGGCTCGCCCTGGGTGCAGGGCCGAGCCGCGTCTTCGGAATGGTGCTCCGGCAGGGGGCCACCGTGGCCGGGATCGGGAGCGTCGTGGGGGTGATCGGCGCCGCGCTGCTGGCGGGCGTTCTGGAACGATTCCTCTTCGATGTTCCCGCGCTCGACCCGATCGCCTTCGGCGTCGGGATCGCCGCGCTCGGGATCGCCGCGCTGATCGCCGTGCTGCAGCCGGCGGTCCGGGCGACCCGGGTGGACGTCGTCGGGTCGCTGAGAGAGGAGTAG
- a CDS encoding helix-turn-helix transcriptional regulator, giving the protein MAKALGELEQSILFALLDLEGDEAYGVTVREAIHRRTGRSVSSGAVYTGLDRLRDQGLVDSWVGEPTAERGGRRKRYYRLEPAGLEALDRSVRVFRALSDGLLGRLEARLREARGE; this is encoded by the coding sequence ATGGCCAAGGCGCTCGGCGAGCTCGAACAGTCCATTCTGTTCGCCCTTCTCGATCTGGAGGGGGACGAGGCGTACGGCGTGACGGTACGCGAGGCGATTCACCGGCGCACGGGTCGGTCGGTCTCGTCCGGTGCGGTCTACACCGGTCTGGACCGGCTGCGAGATCAGGGGCTGGTGGACAGCTGGGTCGGAGAGCCGACCGCGGAGCGAGGCGGGCGGCGGAAGCGCTACTACCGCCTGGAGCCGGCGGGTCTGGAGGCCCTCGATCGTTCGGTCCGGGTCTTTCGCGCTCTTTCCGACGGCCTGTTGGGCCGGCTCGAGGCGCGTCTGAGGGAGGCACGGGGAGAGTGA
- a CDS encoding BatD family protein: MAVLTLLLSSAAVAQDVSARASLVPGSSVSVGSTFVLQVEVTGVQRLDQNPTSPQLGGFARYIGSGSTSTLRTVNGQTSVSLILQFRYQALEQGTFDIPPVTLQAGGGSHATEPLTLTVTAQDQEAGVSGGTDSDLPGPDDLFLTTEVSSRTVQVGEPVVVSYRLWTHVDVVSYALTQLPELEGFWVEELPMPGGAQVETRTRNGEEYTTAVLRRIVVVPAGPGERTLDPLSIEARVRVQQRRSGQDPFDRLFGGGLFNTTVESVGLRSDAATLTVESLPPGAPEPFSGVVGSLEVTASLDRASVDADEAVTLTVRVEGAGNVRAVPEPTLDLPDDFEVFPPEVSESVEPSLAGLSGSKTFEYVLIPRAPGDRAIPPIRYGYFDAAAGEFRTAETPELPLTVTGTSSLSGPGVGARRGVAELRQDIRFIQLGPTALRPAAGGLAAHWAFWTLLLLPMAGVAGAAAVARHRERLEGDVAWARGRRAGRVARKRFAEAGRLAEGDDPRAFYAEVARALEGFVADSLNRSAAGMQRSDLRAALEARGVEGSLVDRTVGCLDHCDRQRFAPRGVDREEMSRFLDEASAIVSDLDRAVR, encoded by the coding sequence GTGGCGGTCCTCACCCTCCTCCTGAGCAGCGCCGCCGTCGCGCAGGACGTGTCGGCCCGCGCCTCTCTCGTGCCCGGCTCGTCGGTGTCGGTGGGAAGCACCTTCGTGCTCCAGGTGGAGGTGACCGGAGTGCAGCGCCTGGACCAGAACCCCACCTCGCCCCAACTCGGCGGGTTCGCCCGGTACATCGGAAGCGGGTCGACCTCCACCCTGCGCACGGTGAACGGGCAGACGAGCGTCTCGCTGATCCTGCAGTTCCGCTACCAGGCGCTGGAGCAGGGCACCTTCGACATTCCCCCGGTGACCCTCCAGGCCGGGGGAGGCTCGCACGCCACGGAGCCCCTCACCCTGACGGTGACGGCCCAGGACCAGGAGGCCGGGGTGTCGGGCGGTACCGACAGCGATCTGCCCGGACCCGACGATCTCTTTCTGACCACCGAGGTGTCGTCACGCACGGTGCAGGTGGGCGAGCCGGTGGTGGTGTCGTATCGGCTGTGGACCCACGTCGACGTCGTATCGTACGCCCTCACGCAGCTTCCCGAACTCGAGGGCTTCTGGGTGGAAGAGCTCCCGATGCCGGGTGGCGCGCAGGTCGAGACGCGCACGCGCAACGGCGAGGAGTACACGACGGCGGTGCTCCGTCGGATCGTGGTGGTGCCGGCCGGGCCCGGCGAGCGCACCCTCGATCCCCTGAGCATCGAGGCGCGGGTCCGAGTGCAGCAGCGTCGCTCGGGGCAGGACCCCTTCGACCGGCTCTTCGGAGGAGGCCTCTTCAACACCACCGTCGAGTCTGTGGGACTCCGTTCCGACGCGGCCACCCTCACGGTGGAATCGCTGCCCCCCGGGGCGCCCGAGCCCTTCAGCGGCGTGGTCGGCTCGCTCGAGGTGACCGCCTCGCTCGACCGCGCCTCGGTCGACGCCGACGAGGCGGTCACGCTCACCGTCCGGGTGGAGGGCGCGGGCAACGTGCGCGCCGTGCCCGAGCCCACCCTCGATCTGCCCGACGACTTCGAGGTGTTCCCGCCCGAAGTGTCGGAGTCGGTGGAGCCGTCGCTCGCCGGGCTGTCGGGATCGAAGACCTTCGAGTACGTGCTGATTCCGCGGGCCCCGGGCGATCGCGCGATCCCGCCGATCCGGTACGGCTACTTCGACGCGGCGGCGGGGGAGTTTCGCACCGCCGAGACGCCGGAGCTGCCGCTCACCGTGACCGGCACCTCGAGCCTGTCGGGGCCCGGGGTCGGCGCCCGGCGCGGCGTGGCGGAGTTGCGGCAGGACATCCGCTTCATCCAGCTCGGCCCCACCGCGCTCCGACCGGCGGCCGGCGGTCTGGCGGCGCACTGGGCCTTCTGGACGCTGCTGCTGCTCCCGATGGCGGGCGTGGCCGGGGCCGCCGCCGTCGCGCGCCACCGGGAGCGCCTCGAGGGCGATGTGGCCTGGGCGCGGGGGCGCCGCGCCGGAAGGGTGGCGCGGAAGCGCTTCGCGGAGGCCGGCCGTCTCGCCGAGGGAGACGACCCGCGTGCCTTCTACGCCGAGGTGGCCCGGGCCCTCGAGGGCTTCGTGGCGGACTCGCTGAATCGCTCGGCCGCCGGCATGCAGCGGAGCGATCTGCGCGCGGCGCTGGAGGCGCGCGGCGTGGAGGGATCACTCGTCGACCGCACGGTCGGCTGCCTCGACCACTGCGACCGGCAGCGGTTCGCGCCGCGCGGTGTCGACCGCGAGGAGATGTCGCGCTTCCTCGACGAGGCGTCGGCGATCGTGTCGGATCTGGACCGGGCGGTGCGATGA
- a CDS encoding VWA domain-containing protein, which produces MFRFADPPGLLGLALVPLLALAFWAGARARRRALERFAEAALVARLTASVSHRGRRAKAAALLGAVALAAIALARPQFGTRVETVRARGQDVMVALDLSESMLAEDVAPSRLERARLSVLRLMRQLDGDRIGLVAFAADAFVQSPLTIDYGAAAMFLGAMEPDLMPIQGTNLGEALRVSLDALEEAREARVLVVVTDGEDHEGEIDLQLERAREMGVRIHTVGLGSADGVPIPQFDEQGRRQGFLRDDEGNVVTTRLDEATLQRVAEATGGRYVAAGPGGSAFDDLVDEVARADGEELDAEQVTRFEEQFQIFLAPALLLLILELLIADRRTRSMEWTGRFNT; this is translated from the coding sequence ATGTTTCGATTCGCCGACCCCCCGGGTCTCCTGGGACTGGCCCTGGTGCCGCTGCTGGCGCTGGCCTTCTGGGCGGGAGCGCGCGCCCGGCGCAGGGCGCTCGAGCGGTTCGCCGAAGCCGCGCTCGTGGCGCGACTCACCGCCTCGGTCAGCCACCGCGGACGCCGGGCCAAGGCGGCCGCGCTGCTCGGGGCGGTCGCACTCGCCGCGATCGCGCTCGCCCGCCCGCAGTTCGGCACGCGGGTGGAGACGGTCCGCGCCCGAGGGCAGGACGTGATGGTGGCTCTCGATCTCTCGGAGTCGATGCTCGCCGAAGATGTGGCGCCCAGCCGACTGGAGCGGGCGCGGCTTTCGGTGCTCCGGCTCATGCGTCAGCTCGACGGCGACCGCATCGGTCTGGTGGCCTTCGCCGCCGACGCCTTCGTTCAGAGCCCGCTCACCATCGACTACGGGGCGGCGGCCATGTTCCTCGGGGCGATGGAGCCCGACCTGATGCCGATCCAGGGCACGAACCTGGGCGAGGCGTTGCGCGTATCACTCGATGCCCTCGAAGAGGCCCGCGAGGCGCGCGTGCTGGTGGTCGTGACCGACGGCGAAGACCACGAGGGCGAGATCGACCTGCAGCTCGAGCGGGCGCGGGAGATGGGGGTCCGGATCCATACGGTCGGGCTCGGCTCGGCCGACGGGGTCCCGATTCCGCAGTTCGACGAGCAGGGACGTCGCCAGGGCTTCCTGCGCGACGACGAGGGCAACGTCGTCACGACGCGTCTCGACGAGGCGACGCTTCAGCGCGTGGCCGAGGCCACCGGCGGACGCTACGTGGCCGCGGGCCCCGGAGGTTCGGCCTTCGACGACCTCGTCGACGAGGTGGCGCGCGCCGACGGCGAGGAACTCGATGCCGAGCAGGTGACCCGCTTCGAGGAGCAGTTCCAGATCTTCCTGGCTCCCGCGCTGCTGCTCCTGATTCTGGAACTCCTGATCGCCGATCGCCGCACCCGCAGCATGGAATGGACGGGAAGGTTCAACACATGA
- a CDS encoding multidrug effflux MFS transporter, whose product MSSTSAGLDPVRGRVRSIGRAELVGMLAMAMAVGALGIDLMLPAFDAMRADLGLAPGSNAIAGTVTAYFLGLAAGTLVYGPLADRFGRRPTLLASYAVYAVGALASALAPSLTVLLITRLIWGLGAAGSRVVVMAVVRDAYEGEEMSRAISHLMAVFIVVPVFAPTVGAGIVAVASWRWVFGVCVVAVALMAAWTLRLPETLRSEHRIEAGPRQIARAAGIVASNRTTVAYTLAMSSLYAVFISYLGTAENLFSRTFDQAARFPLIFGGLAAVIGVAMLLNARIVRRVGSRRLSNVVLAAYLVMASVMVIVALITGGRPPLFAFLVGLAAMFGCHALLIPNMNSIALAPMAEVAGTASSLMGASQLGIGAVLAALLDRAYDGTVTPLSLGFLGYGVLASALVLWARGAARDAPLSPDPALQ is encoded by the coding sequence GTGAGCTCGACCTCTGCCGGGCTCGACCCGGTGCGCGGTCGGGTCCGCTCGATCGGGCGTGCGGAACTCGTCGGCATGTTGGCCATGGCGATGGCCGTGGGGGCGCTCGGCATCGATCTGATGCTGCCGGCGTTCGACGCAATGCGTGCCGATCTCGGCCTGGCTCCCGGATCGAACGCCATCGCGGGAACAGTCACCGCCTACTTTCTCGGCCTCGCGGCGGGCACCTTGGTCTACGGGCCGTTGGCGGATCGGTTCGGCCGCCGGCCCACGCTCCTGGCCAGCTACGCGGTGTACGCCGTCGGGGCGCTGGCCAGTGCCCTCGCCCCCTCGCTGACCGTACTGCTGATCACGCGGTTGATCTGGGGGCTCGGGGCCGCCGGATCCCGCGTGGTGGTGATGGCCGTCGTCCGGGATGCATACGAGGGGGAGGAGATGTCGCGCGCCATTTCGCATCTCATGGCCGTGTTCATCGTGGTGCCCGTGTTTGCGCCGACCGTGGGCGCCGGGATCGTGGCCGTGGCGTCGTGGCGATGGGTGTTCGGCGTGTGCGTGGTGGCGGTTGCACTGATGGCGGCCTGGACGCTGCGGTTGCCCGAAACCCTGCGGAGCGAGCACCGCATCGAGGCGGGTCCGAGGCAGATCGCACGAGCCGCCGGGATCGTGGCTTCGAATCGCACGACGGTGGCGTATACGCTCGCCATGTCGTCGCTCTACGCGGTCTTCATCTCCTATCTGGGCACCGCCGAAAACCTCTTCAGCCGGACCTTCGACCAGGCCGCCCGATTCCCTCTCATCTTCGGGGGGCTGGCCGCGGTCATCGGCGTCGCCATGCTCCTCAACGCACGGATCGTGCGGAGGGTTGGATCGCGCCGGCTGAGCAACGTCGTGCTCGCGGCGTACCTCGTGATGGCCAGCGTGATGGTGATCGTGGCGCTGATCACCGGTGGCCGACCACCGCTGTTCGCGTTCCTGGTGGGGCTCGCGGCGATGTTCGGGTGTCACGCACTCCTGATCCCCAACATGAACTCCATCGCGTTGGCTCCCATGGCGGAGGTGGCCGGTACGGCGTCGTCACTGATGGGTGCGTCGCAACTCGGGATCGGTGCGGTCCTCGCGGCCCTGCTGGACCGCGCGTACGACGGCACCGTGACTCCGCTCTCGCTCGGGTTCCTCGGCTATGGTGTGCTTGCCTCGGCCCTGGTGCTGTGGGCGAGAGGGGCGGCTCGAGACGCACCTCTTTCCCCCGACCCTGCATTGCAGTAG
- a CDS encoding tetratricopeptide repeat protein — protein MTTTRRHRSRLAGAIVPTLAWAALALLSIPAAASAQAGRGAVDEGNRLYEEGRYQEALERYLDALRENPESPLIRFNAGNALYQSQDFQRALDAYREAIESGDPALASTAWYNLGDALYQSRDLQGSAEAFKQALRLNPDDVDAKHNLERVLQQMQQQEQQQNPEGDSGENDEPQDPSEPNEQEQEGGDGEPSEDSAGGEPNDPGDEEQDQEGDEDGENEGENDESESDEQDPGEQNPGEPDAGSDRDPNEGEQEAPGGGVPQEGAMSREEAERLLAALDEDPGDVNRRAAAARGRIPRKKW, from the coding sequence ATGACGACCACTCGACGACACCGGAGTCGCCTCGCCGGCGCCATCGTGCCGACCCTCGCCTGGGCGGCCCTCGCACTGCTGTCGATACCGGCGGCGGCGTCGGCGCAGGCCGGCCGCGGAGCCGTGGACGAGGGCAACCGGCTCTACGAGGAAGGGCGCTATCAGGAGGCCCTCGAGCGCTATCTGGACGCCCTTCGGGAGAACCCGGAGTCCCCTCTCATTCGGTTCAACGCGGGGAACGCTCTCTATCAGAGCCAGGACTTCCAGCGGGCGCTCGACGCCTATCGGGAGGCCATCGAGAGCGGCGATCCGGCGCTCGCCTCCACCGCCTGGTACAACCTGGGAGACGCGCTCTACCAGAGCCGCGACCTGCAGGGCAGCGCCGAGGCCTTCAAGCAGGCGCTGCGGCTGAACCCCGACGACGTCGACGCGAAGCACAATCTCGAGCGGGTGCTGCAGCAGATGCAGCAGCAGGAGCAGCAGCAGAACCCGGAGGGCGACTCGGGCGAGAACGACGAGCCGCAGGACCCGTCGGAGCCGAACGAGCAGGAGCAGGAGGGCGGCGATGGCGAGCCGAGCGAGGACTCGGCGGGCGGGGAGCCGAACGACCCGGGAGACGAGGAGCAGGATCAGGAAGGCGACGAGGACGGCGAGAACGAGGGGGAGAACGACGAGTCGGAGAGCGACGAGCAGGACCCCGGCGAGCAGAACCCCGGCGAGCCGGACGCGGGCTCGGATCGGGATCCGAACGAGGGGGAGCAGGAGGCGCCGGGGGGCGGGGTGCCGCAGGAGGGCGCGATGAGTCGAGAGGAGGCCGAGCGCCTGCTCGCCGCCCTCGATGAGGACCCGGGTGACGTGAACCGTCGAGCCGCGGCCGCCCGCGGCCGCATTCCGCGCAAGAAATGGTGA
- a CDS encoding tetratricopeptide repeat protein, translated as MRGWVRGLAAVLVWAGALLGASAAVAAQEEAYLQGNQLYQDGEFEGAVESYRAVLAAGVESATLHYNLGNALFKAGELGPAILSWERALALDPGLADARSNLALARTLTVDDIEPLPTFWLVSAWRWWVGALPRAVLLGAVALGWFLVWGGVAGRILARREGTRRAGTVAVVTGAVMVVVLGVNVAVREFGVGQVRRGVIMVEAVAVRSAPTEDDNLTLFEIHEGTVVRIDQRTDSWAEVVLDDGKVGWVPTEALEEV; from the coding sequence ATGAGGGGCTGGGTGAGGGGACTCGCGGCGGTGCTGGTGTGGGCCGGGGCCCTCCTGGGCGCGTCCGCGGCGGTGGCCGCGCAGGAGGAGGCCTACCTGCAGGGCAACCAGCTCTACCAGGACGGGGAGTTCGAGGGGGCCGTCGAGTCCTATCGGGCGGTGCTGGCCGCGGGGGTGGAGAGCGCCACGCTGCACTACAACCTCGGCAACGCCCTGTTCAAGGCGGGCGAACTCGGGCCGGCGATCCTGAGCTGGGAGCGGGCGCTGGCGCTCGACCCCGGCCTGGCCGATGCGCGCTCCAATCTCGCACTCGCCCGCACCCTCACCGTCGACGACATCGAGCCGCTGCCCACCTTCTGGCTGGTGAGTGCCTGGCGATGGTGGGTGGGGGCGCTCCCCCGCGCGGTGCTTCTGGGGGCGGTGGCGCTGGGGTGGTTCCTCGTGTGGGGCGGGGTGGCGGGCCGGATCCTTGCGCGGCGTGAAGGGACGCGGCGAGCGGGCACGGTGGCCGTCGTCACCGGTGCGGTGATGGTGGTCGTGCTCGGCGTGAACGTCGCCGTGCGCGAATTCGGAGTGGGACAGGTGCGTCGCGGGGTGATCATGGTGGAGGCGGTGGCCGTGCGTTCCGCGCCCACCGAAGACGACAACCTTACCCTCTTCGAGATCCACGAGGGCACGGTGGTGCGCATCGACCAGCGCACCGACAGCTGGGCCGAGGTGGTGCTGGACGACGGCAAGGTGGGCTGGGTGCCGACGGAGGCGCTGGAGGAGGTGTGA